From one Suicoccus acidiformans genomic stretch:
- the hisG gene encoding ATP phosphoribosyltransferase, with the protein MITVALSKGRLLKDFQRFLKEGNLPQYEAALVDPGRNLYTEVGDVRFIFAKGADVPVYVENGIADLGIVGEDTIREQSFDVMKLAKLPFGKCRLSICGLPNLAKGDIRSAATSFVNLAEEHFLKERMDVEVVHLHGSVELAPLLGLTDAIVDIVQTGTTLKANGLVEYEEILPIQARLIANKQSFYTKEAAMYDFIQELGVL; encoded by the coding sequence ATGATTACAGTAGCCCTATCCAAAGGTCGTTTGCTTAAGGATTTCCAGCGTTTTCTCAAGGAGGGCAATTTGCCTCAATATGAAGCAGCCTTAGTCGATCCGGGCCGGAATTTATATACGGAAGTAGGCGATGTGCGCTTTATCTTTGCTAAAGGAGCCGATGTTCCCGTCTATGTCGAAAATGGTATTGCTGACCTGGGTATTGTAGGTGAGGATACTATTCGCGAGCAGTCCTTTGATGTGATGAAATTGGCTAAGTTGCCTTTTGGGAAGTGTCGTTTATCCATTTGCGGCCTGCCGAATTTGGCCAAAGGGGATATTCGCTCGGCGGCGACGTCATTTGTGAACTTGGCTGAAGAGCATTTCCTTAAGGAGCGGATGGATGTGGAAGTGGTGCATTTGCACGGGTCAGTGGAATTAGCTCCACTTTTGGGTCTGACGGATGCGATTGTCGATATTGTGCAAACGGGGACCACTTTGAAAGCTAATGGCCTAGTTGAGTATGAGGAAATTTTGCCGATTCAGGCGCGATTGATTGCTAATAAACAGAGCTTCTACACCAAGGAAGCGGCTATGTATGACTTTATTCAAGAATTAGGAGTGTTATAA
- a CDS encoding ATP phosphoribosyltransferase regulatory subunit yields the protein MTTSILKRTVLAAKYLEMLADADYRLIDLNLIEPIDAKDALGMNSENTFERGGRWYHLRSDWTRSLVAYSDAFDKALSRYGYFGPVVRHKRTYYQAGMELYQAELPEMLAAIQMHLDFIQAEAGTNIQTIIVNDLRILGKYQTKYDLSEEVMQVVAEKDLSSLAELLGREHAIYQLLAQPVKQQFAQIQAEFKGEADLAFLEGLQALLEGSQSKFLVDLSFTPPHSYYNGIYFQAFLTDYQPILTGGQYGNQSFGIGIDLSQGGLS from the coding sequence ATGACAACGTCGATTTTGAAGCGGACCGTGTTAGCAGCCAAGTATTTAGAGATGCTGGCGGATGCCGATTATCGCTTGATTGATTTGAACTTAATTGAACCGATCGATGCCAAGGATGCTTTGGGCATGAATTCGGAAAATACTTTTGAGCGTGGAGGGCGTTGGTATCATTTGCGCAGTGACTGGACGCGCAGCTTGGTAGCCTATAGTGATGCCTTTGATAAAGCTTTATCGCGGTATGGGTATTTCGGTCCGGTAGTACGCCATAAGCGGACGTATTATCAGGCGGGGATGGAGCTGTATCAAGCGGAGTTGCCAGAAATGTTGGCAGCAATTCAAATGCATTTAGATTTTATCCAGGCTGAGGCTGGCACGAACATTCAAACGATTATCGTCAACGATTTACGTATTCTCGGTAAATATCAGACTAAATACGACTTATCCGAGGAGGTCATGCAGGTTGTGGCCGAGAAAGATTTATCGAGTTTAGCGGAGTTATTAGGGCGGGAACATGCCATTTATCAGCTACTTGCCCAGCCGGTTAAGCAACAATTTGCCCAAATTCAAGCTGAATTTAAGGGGGAGGCGGATTTAGCTTTTCTTGAAGGCTTACAAGCCTTGCTTGAGGGGAGCCAAAGTAAATTTCTGGTGGACTTATCCTTTACGCCACCGCATAGTTACTACAATGGTATTTACTTCCAAGCTTTCTTAACGGATTATCAGCCGATTTTAACCGGTGGCCAGTATGGCAATCAGTCTTTTGGCATCGGGATTGATTTATCACAAGGAGGTCTTTCATGA
- the hisD gene encoding histidinol dehydrogenase yields the protein MNAAEARACLQEDVMALDGDMLLATQEIIQTVRNQGDAALRTYTQTLDGVDLEDFWVKPEQLKASWDALDTDLQKALKLAKDRIIAYEERILYEDNLGEELSYVYRPLERVGVYIPGGTALYPSSVLMTVLPAQVAGVGEIIATTPTFNETNITFAALYLCGVERVLTLGGAQAIAALAYGTESVPKVDKIVGPGNAYVAMAKRLVFGDVGIDSIAGPSEILLYVDDSADVDAVVYDVFAQAEHDTNARTFLLSEDAEFVAKVEARIEALLPEQVRRDIIAGSLANHHYVVVDERKALLALANDIAAEHVSIQHREQEVIAQAFNYAGAVFVGAYSPEAVGDYVGGPSHVLPTNQTARFSHGLNANDFRTSHAIIQVSQETFETIAPAGEIIAQAEGLDCHRKSLAIRRK from the coding sequence ATGAATGCAGCAGAAGCACGAGCATGCTTACAAGAAGATGTGATGGCCTTAGACGGCGATATGCTACTGGCCACTCAGGAAATTATTCAAACCGTTCGAAATCAAGGTGATGCAGCCTTGCGAACTTATACCCAAACTTTGGATGGGGTGGACCTTGAGGATTTCTGGGTTAAGCCGGAGCAGCTTAAAGCCAGCTGGGATGCCCTGGATACGGACTTACAGAAGGCGCTCAAATTAGCAAAAGACCGCATTATTGCTTATGAAGAGCGGATTTTGTATGAAGATAACTTAGGTGAGGAATTGAGCTATGTTTACCGGCCATTGGAGCGGGTTGGGGTCTATATTCCTGGGGGGACTGCTTTGTATCCCTCAAGTGTCTTGATGACTGTTTTGCCGGCTCAGGTGGCAGGTGTTGGGGAAATTATTGCCACGACGCCGACTTTTAATGAAACAAATATTACCTTTGCTGCCTTATATTTATGCGGGGTGGAGCGGGTGCTGACTTTAGGGGGCGCACAAGCGATTGCGGCGCTAGCTTATGGAACCGAATCCGTGCCAAAAGTGGACAAAATTGTTGGCCCAGGCAATGCTTACGTTGCGATGGCTAAGCGTTTAGTCTTTGGCGATGTGGGCATTGATTCCATTGCCGGCCCGAGTGAAATCCTCTTATATGTCGATGATTCAGCGGATGTGGATGCGGTTGTCTATGACGTCTTTGCCCAAGCTGAACACGACACCAATGCTCGAACCTTCCTCTTAAGTGAGGACGCAGAATTCGTAGCTAAAGTAGAGGCACGGATTGAAGCTTTATTACCAGAGCAAGTGCGGCGCGATATTATTGCAGGTTCTTTAGCGAATCATCACTACGTTGTAGTGGATGAGCGGAAAGCCTTATTAGCTTTAGCCAATGATATTGCAGCTGAACACGTATCGATTCAACACCGGGAGCAAGAGGTGATTGCCCAAGCCTTCAATTATGCCGGAGCCGTCTTCGTGGGGGCTTATTCGCCAGAAGCAGTGGGTGATTATGTCGGCGGACCGTCCCACGTCTTGCCGACTAACCAAACGGCCCGTTTTAGCCATGGCTTGAATGCCAATGACTTCCGCACTAGCCATGCCATTATTCAAGTGAGTCAGGAAACCTTTGAAACAATTGCCCCGGCCGGGGAAATCATTGCCCAAGCAGAGGGCTTAGATTGCCACCGCAAATCTTTAGCGATCAGGAGGAAATAA
- the hisB gene encoding imidazoleglycerol-phosphate dehydratase HisB yields the protein MILKERETKETKIRLELAQEAPAGLESKLDTGVGFFDHMLTLFSFHSGLYLKVEADGDTYVDDHHTVEDIGIVLGEAIRDLYQSLGSYERYGSFYLPMDEVLARVVLDLSGRPHLEFAAYFSREKVGNFDTELVEEFFRAVAMNSRMTLHIDLLKGGNSHHEIEAIFKAFARSLKIALAPASGGVPSSKGLIA from the coding sequence ATGATATTGAAAGAACGAGAGACAAAAGAAACGAAAATTCGCTTGGAGCTTGCCCAAGAAGCACCTGCTGGCTTGGAGAGTAAGCTGGATACGGGGGTTGGTTTCTTTGATCATATGTTAACATTGTTCAGCTTTCACTCGGGCTTGTATTTAAAAGTGGAAGCAGACGGGGATACCTATGTGGACGATCACCATACGGTGGAAGATATTGGGATTGTGCTAGGTGAAGCGATTCGCGATCTTTATCAAAGTCTAGGCTCCTATGAGCGTTACGGTAGCTTCTATTTGCCGATGGATGAAGTCTTAGCCCGGGTGGTCTTGGATTTATCAGGCCGGCCTCATTTGGAATTTGCTGCCTATTTCTCAAGGGAGAAGGTTGGTAACTTTGATACGGAACTGGTGGAGGAATTCTTCCGGGCGGTGGCCATGAATAGTCGTATGACCTTGCATATCGATCTCTTAAAGGGCGGCAATAGCCACCATGAGATCGAAGCAATCTTTAAGGCCTTCGCCAGAAGCTTGAAAATCGCCTTAGCGCCGGCGTCTGGTGGGGTGCCTTCGTCGAAGGGCTTAATTGCCTAG
- a CDS encoding pyridoxal phosphate-dependent aminotransferase produces MIIMNRNTSPIEALSNDAIAKVAERTLISQYPEEELARFKALYAEQSGLPQGQIELANGSDEWLQKLMIQFGAGGVLALDPDFFMYEEYAQQIGRQMHYVTSDQDYNFDTSDILVAIEDIRPSLFILSNPHNPTGYQFPAADLQQMADAMEAVAGYFVIDEAYIEFGEDYQRPTNPNVIIVRTLSKMYAMAGLRIGIAYAQGTTFDRLTAINHPYPVNNISLNLANALFEDPERLKELVAYQKASRERLVAIFQGLTDVMKVKDTQSNFVFTYGGRAKELGEYLVTKGFLPRMYSQENLANVVRYSIIRLEDYDALEAAINEWRNA; encoded by the coding sequence ATGATTATTATGAACCGGAACACGAGTCCGATTGAAGCCTTGTCGAATGATGCGATTGCTAAAGTTGCGGAAAGGACGCTTATAAGCCAGTATCCTGAAGAGGAGTTAGCCCGCTTTAAGGCCCTTTACGCCGAGCAATCCGGGCTTCCCCAAGGGCAAATAGAGCTTGCCAACGGCTCCGATGAGTGGTTGCAGAAGCTGATGATTCAATTTGGCGCTGGGGGTGTCCTTGCTTTGGACCCGGATTTCTTCATGTATGAGGAATACGCCCAGCAAATTGGCCGCCAAATGCATTATGTGACCAGCGATCAAGACTATAACTTTGATACGTCCGATATTCTAGTAGCGATTGAGGACATTCGCCCCTCTCTCTTTATCCTATCTAATCCGCATAATCCGACGGGCTACCAGTTTCCAGCTGCGGATCTGCAGCAGATGGCCGATGCGATGGAGGCAGTAGCGGGCTATTTCGTTATTGATGAGGCTTATATTGAATTTGGCGAGGACTACCAGCGGCCGACCAATCCAAATGTCATCATTGTCCGCACCCTCAGCAAAATGTATGCCATGGCGGGTCTGCGCATTGGGATTGCCTATGCTCAAGGCACAACCTTTGACCGTTTAACTGCGATTAATCACCCCTATCCGGTGAATAATATATCTTTGAATTTAGCCAATGCCTTATTTGAAGACCCAGAACGCCTTAAAGAGCTAGTGGCTTACCAGAAAGCGTCTCGGGAACGCCTTGTCGCCATTTTCCAAGGGTTAACAGACGTGATGAAAGTCAAGGATACCCAGAGTAATTTCGTCTTTACCTATGGAGGACGGGCTAAGGAATTGGGTGAATATCTGGTAACCAAAGGCTTTTTGCCTAGAATGTATAGCCAGGAGAATTTAGCGAATGTTGTGCGTTATTCAATTATTCGCTTGGAAGATTATGATGCCTTGGAAGCAGCGATTAATGAGTGGAGGAATGCTTGA